From a single Sulfolobus sp. E5-1-F genomic region:
- a CDS encoding symporter has translation MSFDPIYFLTPIVMILSFGVVYKLVNCVKVLVFSALGFFIAIILKVLVQFFTLSYLVSINNLVILGLYYGLQTSMFEVGLAYAFARLGRLKNGWGYGASLAMWENAVLISIPALFTYMIYYFYPFQQSVPSQLEYPVIQALPIIGLSILERISSLLIHSSWGYLSVLSVITRRKRIMLATFPMGFVDFLVPFTKYFETLKFELIVFGIALICLIVAWSLGRHYRSTSSKGT, from the coding sequence ATGAGCTTTGATCCCATTTATTTCCTAACCCCTATAGTGATGATCCTCTCTTTCGGAGTTGTATATAAGTTAGTTAATTGTGTAAAAGTGTTAGTGTTCTCTGCATTGGGGTTTTTCATAGCGATTATATTGAAGGTTTTAGTTCAATTTTTTACCCTAAGTTATCTAGTATCAATTAACAATTTAGTAATTTTAGGTTTATATTATGGGTTACAAACTTCTATGTTTGAAGTAGGTCTGGCATACGCTTTTGCTCGATTGGGGAGGCTAAAGAATGGTTGGGGTTACGGAGCTTCTTTAGCAATGTGGGAAAACGCAGTATTAATATCAATACCCGCGCTCTTTACGTACATGATTTATTACTTCTACCCTTTTCAGCAATCAGTTCCATCCCAACTAGAATATCCAGTTATACAAGCACTGCCAATCATTGGGTTGAGCATACTTGAGAGAATTTCATCACTTCTAATTCACTCGTCATGGGGATATCTTTCAGTGTTAAGTGTTATTACTAGAAGAAAAAGAATAATGCTTGCAACCTTTCCAATGGGTTTTGTAGATTTTCTGGTTCCGTTCACGAAATATTTTGAAACGTTAAAATTTGAGCTAATTGTATTCGGTATTGCATTGATTTGCTTAATTGTTGCTTGGTCTTTAGGTAGGCATTATCGCTCAACTTCTTCTAAGGGTACATGA
- a CDS encoding MFS transporter, producing MEKSIEKLIDMAKWTSIHSLMFASLAVGYFMWGVISSIAPLIYPNINSVLFLLTPTFATLAGDLVLSLLSDKKLGRKTTFFITMSLYSIGTILLVLATVMAGFNTDNLAKFPSLILIILGIILGVFGVEGEVPVMLSYTAEMIPLKYRESILVLAPNFDNIGAMVAALIGYLTYNTTTSFVIELLAISIVAILGIATAIIIRLLLPESVRWLEVKGNLDKAKVEVSKVLKKGTVEVREVNVGKKLSLGSRYAFLAIIGLSQYLTYGLMAFVVADYYFSSSQTPFIIFVANLGASISGFIAAYIANKIRTRIFALISYVGGTLSMIPIIYLTENFNLAMFYSLLFVNMLFSEFGWAIRTIYEPILMPKNLRAFMIGLIRFVPITAYAISTYITQSFTLTDYIVFNTVLWGIGGATTIVWFFKGIDTNHVPLEEVER from the coding sequence ATGGAGAAAAGTATTGAGAAATTAATAGATATGGCTAAATGGACTTCAATACATTCCCTAATGTTTGCCTCGCTAGCAGTAGGGTATTTCATGTGGGGAGTTATCTCATCTATTGCTCCCTTGATTTACCCCAATATAAATAGCGTACTATTCTTACTAACCCCAACTTTCGCAACACTGGCGGGAGATTTAGTCCTTTCACTACTTTCCGATAAGAAATTAGGCAGAAAGACCACTTTCTTCATAACCATGTCACTATACTCCATTGGGACAATACTACTAGTTTTAGCAACAGTTATGGCTGGTTTTAATACCGATAACTTAGCTAAATTCCCCTCATTGATTCTAATAATCTTAGGGATAATTTTAGGAGTGTTTGGTGTTGAGGGAGAAGTTCCAGTAATGCTATCCTACACTGCAGAAATGATACCTCTAAAGTATAGAGAAAGTATACTGGTATTGGCTCCAAATTTCGATAATATTGGGGCGATGGTAGCTGCGCTAATAGGATACCTAACTTATAACACAACTACTTCTTTCGTGATAGAACTCCTAGCAATTTCCATAGTCGCGATATTGGGTATTGCTACAGCAATTATTATTAGATTATTGTTACCAGAATCTGTGAGATGGTTAGAGGTAAAAGGGAATTTAGATAAGGCAAAGGTAGAAGTAAGCAAAGTTTTAAAGAAAGGTACAGTAGAAGTGAGAGAAGTTAATGTAGGGAAAAAATTGAGTTTAGGTTCGAGATACGCATTCCTAGCAATAATTGGACTTTCCCAATATTTAACTTACGGTTTGATGGCATTTGTGGTAGCTGACTATTACTTTTCTTCATCACAAACTCCATTCATTATTTTCGTAGCGAATTTAGGGGCTTCAATATCCGGCTTCATAGCAGCTTATATTGCGAATAAGATTAGGACTAGAATATTTGCCTTAATATCATATGTGGGTGGAACCCTTAGCATGATTCCAATAATATACTTGACAGAGAACTTCAACTTGGCAATGTTTTACTCATTACTATTTGTGAATATGTTATTTAGCGAGTTCGGTTGGGCAATTAGGACAATTTACGAGCCAATATTAATGCCAAAGAACCTTAGGGCATTCATGATAGGACTTATCAGATTTGTGCCAATTACAGCATATGCTATTTCCACTTACATTACTCAGTCCTTTACTTTAACCGATTACATAGTGTTTAACACCGTATTATGGGGAATAGGCGGAGCTACCACAATAGTCTGGTTCTTCAAAGGTATAGACACAAATCATGTACCCTTAGAAGAAGTTGAGCGATAA